GTCGGACGGAATGACGCCACGTTCGGTCAGTGCCGTTTTCGCCGCCGGCGCGAAGCCGTGGGTCGTACACGCCTCGAACAGCGGGGAGATCGCGTCGCGCTGTAGTTCTCGACCGCGTTCATCGTCGGCTCTCTCGAACGCCTCGCCCAGAACTTCGGGGACGACGTTCGACAGCGCGTTGATCCCGCCGTCGGCACCCATCCGTAGGGCGGGGACCAGTAGCGCGTCGTACCCCTGTAGACACAGGAATTCGTCGGGGGTCTTCCGGAGTACGGACAGGAAGTATTCGAGGTCGCCACTCGAGTCCTTGATCCCGATTGCGTCCGCGTGTTCGGCGACGGCGGCGACGGTTTCGGGCTCGATTCGCTGGCCTGCACACTGCGGGATGTTGTACAGCAGGACCGGAATCGAGGCCTCGTCGAGGACGGCCTCGAAGAACTGCCGATTACCGTCGGGCGCGTTCGCGGTGGTGAAGTAGGGCGCGACGATCGCGGCGGCGTCGGCACCGGCCGTAGCGGCGCGGTCGATCGCTGTGATCGTGTCGTCGACGCTCGTCGCCGCAGCCCCGGCGACGACGGGAACTTTGGCACCTTCGACGGTCGCCTCGACAACGCGCTGTTGCTCATCTGCCGTCAGCGCCGGAAATTCGCCGGTCGTTCCGCAGGGGAAGACCGCGTTGATCCCTCCTCGTGGAGGTGCTCGAGCAGGTCGGCGAGCGCCGCTTCGTCGATCGATCCATCGTCGAACGGCGTCACCATCGGACAGGTAATTCCCTGAAGCGCATCGCGAAGAGCCATGTTCGTGGGTTCGTCGGTTCCGTGAAAGCCGTTACCATTGTCGCTCGTTGGACGCCGTGTCGATCGTCCCTCGCCGGTGCGCCACGGGCGACGAGCCTATGTGCCCCGCCATCGAACGATGGGCCAATGCCGGATCGGCGTCAGCTCGAGCGGTTCCTCCGCTCGACGCTTCAGGAGGCGGGCGAGCAGTTCGAGGAACTCCGGAAATCGACCGATGACCAACTCGAGGAGGCACGTGACTCCTACGAGGTCGCGAAGAACGCGCGCGGGCTTCCTACGGACGAGGCTGGCCGGGCGAAGATAGTCTGTCGGCGCTACGCCGAACAGCGGGCGGCGAAGCTCGACGAGGAGTACCGACCGGCCTGTTACGAGGCGGGCCATCCCGACTGCGAAGGGTGTGCGGAGGACGTCCGCGACGGACGGATCGAGACCTGGTAAGATGGATCGCCCTATCGTCGCCTGTGTCCTCGCCGGCGGAACGGGGAGTCGTCTCTACCCCGCAAGCCGGAGCGATCGCCCGAAACAGTTCCTCCCGCTCGGCGGCGAGCGCTCGCTGCTTTCTCGGACGATGGATCGAACGGCCTTCGCCGACGAACGCTACGTGCTGACCCGCGACTCGTTCGCAGACGAGATTCATGATCATGCGCCCGAGGCGGGCGTCCTGATCGAACCCGATGGCAAGGACACCGGCCCGGCGCTGGTCTACGCCGCTTGGCGGCTTCGCGAGCGCTTCGATCGGGAGCCGGTGCTGGTCTGTTTACCGAGCGACCACCACGTCAACGATGACGCGGCGTTTGCGGGACGGCTCGAGCGCGCCGCCGAAATCGCGGTCGAAACGGACGGACTCGTCACGCTGGGCGTCCAGCCGACGCGGCCAGCGACGGGCTACGGCTATATCGTCCCTGAACGCGGCGAGACCGGACTCGAGGAGGCAGGCTACGCGGCCGTCGATCGCTTCACCGAGAAACCGGACCGCAAGACCGCGACACAACTCGTCGAGGCCGGCGCGTACTGGAACGCCGGTATCTTCGCCTGGACGCCCAGCGCACTGTTGCGGGAGGCGCGTGACTCCCCGCTCGCACCGCTGGTTGACGCACTCGAGGACGGCGATCCGGACCGAGGGTTCGCCGCCATCGACGCTGTCAGTGTGGATTACGCGATCATGGAGCGCGCGACGGACGTCTTCGTAACGCCGCTGTCGACCGAGTGGGACGATCTCGGGACGTGGGACGCCGTCGGGCGGATGCTCGAGGCCGATACTGCCGACGACGCGGAAAACGAATCCGTTGCGGGAGATATCCTCTCGATTGATGCCGCAAACAACGTTGTCGCCGCGCCCGAGTCGCACGTTTCCCTGCTCGCGGTCGACGACCTGATTGTCGCCGCGTTCGACGATCGGATTCTCGTCGCCCCGCGAGACGCCTCACAGCGTGTGCGCGACGTCGTCGACCGGCTCCGCGAGCGCGACGCGTTCTGAGCCCTGTCTCATAGCCACATCGCATGGATCACGATCGTGAGGACGAGGGTCCCGGTGAGCGCGTGCCTCTCGCGGTTGGATCACTGAAGGAATCGCTGCGTCTGTAACTCGGTGCGATCGATCTAGAGGAGGCAACTGCTACGAGCCGACCGACGGACTGCTTACGTGCCGTCGCCGTCGTCAGCCGTCACGACCCGTTCGACTTCCCGGCGCTCTCCGTCCTCGTAGACGTAGGTCGTGCCGTCGTCTTCGTCGTGCGTCCGTCGGTGGCTCCCGTCACAGAAGGGAAACGACTCCGAAAGCCCGCACTGACAGACCGCGATGTCTCCCTTTTCGGTGTCGATATCCGACGGCTCGAGTTTTCGCGGCCCCGTCTCCTCGAGTTCGACGAGTCGTGTCATCGAACGGATCTCGGATTGCCGGCTCCAAAACGCTTTGTTCGTGTTCGTCGGATCGTCACTCTCCGTCGGTTCGGTTACTCACCCTGTCACGTGAATGGACCGTCAAACGGAAGAGGCCTAGAGATGATCGCTACTGATCACTCGTTTTAACTGTGTCCGTCAGTGACCAATCACGAGAGTGGCTGCCACGACCCATGGCCTCCGGGAACGGCAAGGTTCTTGGTACAGGTCTTGAATATCGAAACGAGAACAGTATGTCGTCTTCCGCCGCGGCAACGCCGATTGCGATCGCGCTCGCGGTCGTTAAGACGCTCGTCCTCATCGTCGGCGGCGTTATCACGTTCTTCGCGTACAAGGCCTACCGGCGAACCCGTCAGCCGGCGCTTCGCTATCTCTCGCTCGGATTCGGTCTCGTCACTCTCGGTCTGGTCCTCGCCGGAATGCTGTACGAACTCCTCAACGTGGCGCTGATGACTGGGATCCTGCTCGAGAGCCTACTCGTACTGGCCGGGTTCCTCGTCATCGCACGCTCTCTGTATGTCTCCTGAGAAGTATGAGGCGCGTCCGAACGGCGGTGAACATCGCGCCATAGCTACTCCGAACTGCCAGCAATCCACGGTTCGTATCCTTCGGATACCAAATCATTTTGGAGCCACTCGTATGTATGATGCCGTGAATACTGGACTACGGCAGGAGAGACGGCACTGAACCATGGAGCTCGACCTGCCGTCGTACCCCCTTTCTCCCGTCTCAGCCGCGGCGAGCCTTCTGATCGAGTACCCAGTCCGTCCGACTCGAGCGACGGCGGTGGCGAAACTGCATTTCAATCACCCAGAGGTAAGTGAGTCCCGACTCGAGTGGGGGCTATGCAAGCCGATCCCGACTGCGCAATTGCACCCGGCGAGCGCGGTTCGAGTCGACGCTACCGAATCACACCCGCGAGTGATCGACCATGAGCGGGACCGATGACCCCGAACTGGCCATCGGTGTGGACGCGTTCACCGAGCAGGGCGTGGGCCTCGAGGTAGCGGTCGTCGGCGCGGGAGCCGTCGGTGCGACCGCAGCCTACGACCTCGCGACCGAGGGCGCGGACGTGACTCTCTATGATCGTGACTCCGTCGCAAGCGACGCGACCGGGCGGGCGGCGGGAATCTGCTACGATGCCTTCGCGGACGGGCTCGACGCTGACATCGCGAGCGACGCAATCGAACGGTTCCGTGCATTCTCGGGAGACGACACCTTTCCGTTCGTCGAGTGCCCCTACGTCTGGCTCGCCCGTGAGGACGACGCGGACGGGGCCGACGCGATCCGCGAGCAGGTGCGTCGCATGCAGGACAACGACATCGTCGCCTTCGAAATGGACGGTGACGCGCTCGCGGATCGCTTCCCCACCCTGCGAACGGACGACGTTGCAGTCGCGGGGATCGCCGGCGCGGCGGGCTACACCGATCCGGCCCGGTATACGGCCTGTCTCGCGGCCGCGGCCACCGGCGCTGGCGCAACCCTCGAGACCGACACGCCGGTCGACGTGCGGGCCGATCCCCCGCGAGTCGTTCGGCCCGACGGCGCGGTCCATGAGGTTGATGCGGTCCTGGTGGCCGCCGGCGCACGAACGAAGCAACTGCTCGCGAACGCGGGCATCTCCCTCGCCATGAAACCCTATCGCGTGCAGGCGCTCATCGCGAACGGAGACCTCGCGGAACCAATGTGTTACGACGCGACCGGTGACTTCTACCTGCGACCTCACGCCGACGGCTTCCTCGCAGGCGACGGCACCGAAGAACGCGAGGCCGACCCTGACGCGTACGATCGCGACGCCGATCCGAACTTCGCCGCCGACCTCAGAGAGCAGGTCGCACATCGGGTACCCGGCATCGCGGATGGCGACCTCGATCGGGCGTGGGCTGGCCTCTGTACGGCGACACCGGACCGCGATCCGCTGGTCGGACAGGTCGACGGCGGACTCTACGTCGCGACCGGGTTCCAAGGCCACGGCTTCATGCGCGCGCCAGCGATCGGAGAGCGGGTCGCGGAAGAAATACTCGGTGGGTCGGGGGTCGAGGCCTTCGATCCGACCCGGTTCGACGGGGACGAGGCGTTCGACGTCATCGAGGGAATGGCACTCGACGGGAACTAAGTCAGTCGTCGATTGCGACCGGTTCCGTTTCGGTATCCGCATTCCGCTCGCGGTCCGATTCGACCTCGGCACCGCCGGTCTCTTCGCTGTCTCCGACCGACGACCCCTTCGGGATTTCGACGCTCAGCGTTCCAGTTTCGCTGAGTCGCGCCGTACCGGCATCCGGATCGACGACGGCGTCGGTCGGCAACTCGGCTTCGCCGTTCAGCGACATTCCGCGGCCGGGGAACCGCGTCTCATAGCCCTCGTGGAACTGCCGAAACCGATCGATACGAATCTTGATGTTTCCATCGAGGTACCGGACCTGAACGTCGTCCGGTTCGGCTCCGGGTGCATCGAAGACGACGCGGTACGACGTCTCGTTCTCGAGGATGTCGACGGGGAGCGATCGGTGGTTCTGGACGCGTCCGTTTGCCCGGCCGACTTGTCGGTAGAGCGCGTTTCCGACCGATTTACCGAGGTTTTTGAGGCTCACGGGGGTTCACCTCGAGCGGTGTGGACGGCGCTGGCGGCGGTCGCGGGGACCGAGAGAAAGGTCTGGGAGTGCATGGCAGACATGACCGTACCGATGACTATGACAGCCATGTTCATATCCCTTTCGCTGGGTTCAAAAGAAAGGTCTGACGGGGTCGCCTGTCTCCGGACCGGTCCCGCCAGGATGGGGCACCGTACGGACACCGCTCAGAGTTCGACCCGCTCGAGGCAGTCGGTGCCACCACAGACCGGACACGACAGTTCCGAGACGTCGAAGTCGTCCGGCACGTCGTAGGTGTAGTGGTTCTCGAAGATATCGAGAAACAGTCCTCGGCAGTACAGACTATTTCTTCCGTCGGAGGCATATCGGCCCTTGGAGGGCCGAACTAATCAATATTGGCTTCACCCACGACAGTTATCTGCCTAAAAGAATTTGAATAAATCGTCTCGACTTTGTTCATGGAGGTGACTCCGGATGGCCTCGTTCAGCGGGTCGAGTTGTCCCTTCTTCGCGCTGATCGGGGCGATGGTTTCTTGCCACTGCTTCCACGGCGGGTAGAGTCCGAGGCGGTCACAGAGGGCGTCGAGTCGCTCGTCTTCGTCGTCGACCTTGTCCATCTTGTTGACGGCGACGACCGTCGGAATGTCGAGGTCCCGCAGGAAGTGAAACATCTCGACGTCGTAGGGGATTTCGTCGGGACCGGAGTGGCGGTCGATGATGTCGATGACACTCTTGCCGTCGACGACGAGGACGGCGACGAGGATGTTGTCGGCGTACTCCTCGAGATAGTGGACGATTTCGGTCTTGATCTCCTCGCGGAGATCCTCATCGACGCCGCTCATGAAGCCAAAGCCGGGGAGATCGGTGATGACGAAGTCTTCCGGTGCCCAGTCGTAGTGATTCGGCGAGCGGGTGACGCCGGGCTTGCCCCCGGTGTCGAAGCTGTGGCCGGTCAGCTCCCGCATGAGCGTGGACTTGCCTACGTTCGAGCGGCCGACGAGGGCCACTTCGGCGTCTCGATTGGGCCGCGTATCGAAATCGATCATATACGGTGTATGGCCGACCGACCTTTATACGCACTGTAACAGTTGTCAGCTGTCGGTGGGTAGCCACTCGAGTCGGGCGTCGGGTGGTGGCACTGTGATGCTATACGCTCGTCACGACGAACACCCCGATTCCAAACGAGGCCGCGACGAGCAGGCTGATGGCGACGAGCCGACGGCTCGAGGGAGTTGCCTCGAGATCGACGTGGCGGCTGTCACGGGCGATTTGGACGCCCAACCAGGCAAGGGACGTGCAGCCGACGAGCATCACCGCGGCGACAACCCACGACGTCGTGTCGTCGGTGACGAGCGCGGACCGGACTGCCGAGAGCGTGACGATGGCCGCGAGGATGACGTCCCCGATTCCGACGAGGACGTTCCACTCGAGGCGTCGCCCGCCGACCGTAATCGAGTCGATGAGTCCGCCAACGATCAGTAGAATCGCCGAGAGGGCGAAGCTGGCGAGGAACGCACCGTCGAGCGGACCGGCGAGCACGCTCGGACCGAAGGCGGCGAGATACGCAATGACCAGTCCCAGCATGACGACGCCCAACAGCGAGGCGCTCCGTCGTTTCATATATATCTATTATATTCTTGATATAAGAAGGTGGCGTGGGAGACGACACGTCGCTCGAGCCGAGACGGACTAATTGCGTGGAAGCGAATGCCCCGGAGTTATGATCTAGGGGTGTCTCACACCGACACGTGCGGCTTGTACAGCTGACGGTCCCGACCGGCGAGCAGGAGACGATCTTCTCGGTGCTCGACGGGCGAGAGATCGACTACGTCGTGACCGACGAAACCAGGAGTCGGCAGTACACGTCGGTCGTCTACTTCCCGCTGCCGGACGCGGCCGTCGAACCGGTCCTCGACGAACTTCAGGAAGCGGGGATCGACGAGGACGCCTACACAGTTGTCGTCGACGCAGAGACGGTCGTTTCCCGCCGGTTTCAGGCGCTGCGC
This genomic stretch from Natrinema sp. SYSU A 869 harbors:
- a CDS encoding FAD-binding oxidoreductase, whose product is MSGTDDPELAIGVDAFTEQGVGLEVAVVGAGAVGATAAYDLATEGADVTLYDRDSVASDATGRAAGICYDAFADGLDADIASDAIERFRAFSGDDTFPFVECPYVWLAREDDADGADAIREQVRRMQDNDIVAFEMDGDALADRFPTLRTDDVAVAGIAGAAGYTDPARYTACLAAAATGAGATLETDTPVDVRADPPRVVRPDGAVHEVDAVLVAAGARTKQLLANAGISLAMKPYRVQALIANGDLAEPMCYDATGDFYLRPHADGFLAGDGTEEREADPDAYDRDADPNFAADLREQVAHRVPGIADGDLDRAWAGLCTATPDRDPLVGQVDGGLYVATGFQGHGFMRAPAIGERVAEEILGGSGVEAFDPTRFDGDEAFDVIEGMALDGN
- a CDS encoding Hsp20/alpha crystallin family protein yields the protein MSLKNLGKSVGNALYRQVGRANGRVQNHRSLPVDILENETSYRVVFDAPGAEPDDVQVRYLDGNIKIRIDRFRQFHEGYETRFPGRGMSLNGEAELPTDAVVDPDAGTARLSETGTLSVEIPKGSSVGDSEETGGAEVESDRERNADTETEPVAIDD
- a CDS encoding sugar phosphate nucleotidyltransferase, which translates into the protein MDRPIVACVLAGGTGSRLYPASRSDRPKQFLPLGGERSLLSRTMDRTAFADERYVLTRDSFADEIHDHAPEAGVLIEPDGKDTGPALVYAAWRLRERFDREPVLVCLPSDHHVNDDAAFAGRLERAAEIAVETDGLVTLGVQPTRPATGYGYIVPERGETGLEEAGYAAVDRFTEKPDRKTATQLVEAGAYWNAGIFAWTPSALLREARDSPLAPLVDALEDGDPDRGFAAIDAVSVDYAIMERATDVFVTPLSTEWDDLGTWDAVGRMLEADTADDAENESVAGDILSIDAANNVVAAPESHVSLLAVDDLIVAAFDDRILVAPRDASQRVRDVVDRLRERDAF
- a CDS encoding CDGSH iron-sulfur domain-containing protein — protein: MTRLVELEETGPRKLEPSDIDTEKGDIAVCQCGLSESFPFCDGSHRRTHDEDDGTTYVYEDGERREVERVVTADDGDGT
- the engB gene encoding GTP-binding protein EngB; translated protein: MIDFDTRPNRDAEVALVGRSNVGKSTLMRELTGHSFDTGGKPGVTRSPNHYDWAPEDFVITDLPGFGFMSGVDEDLREEIKTEIVHYLEEYADNILVAVLVVDGKSVIDIIDRHSGPDEIPYDVEMFHFLRDLDIPTVVAVNKMDKVDDEDERLDALCDRLGLYPPWKQWQETIAPISAKKGQLDPLNEAIRSHLHEQSRDDLFKFF